A region of Kribbella sp. NBC_01245 DNA encodes the following proteins:
- a CDS encoding amphi-Trp domain-containing protein: protein MTERDVERNYSVADFAAKLRRLADALESGKPFRIQIAGERFTVPKNAQVSVEHERGDSEEEVEFQLKWSLADADEEPEDDDEV, encoded by the coding sequence ATGACTGAAAGAGACGTTGAACGCAACTACTCGGTCGCGGATTTCGCGGCCAAGCTCCGCCGGCTCGCCGACGCCCTGGAGTCCGGCAAGCCGTTCCGGATCCAGATCGCCGGTGAGCGGTTCACCGTGCCGAAGAACGCGCAGGTCAGCGTCGAGCACGAGCGCGGCGACAGTGAGGAAGAAGTCGAGTTCCAGCTGAAGTGGAGCCTCGCCGACGCCGACGAGGAGCCCGAGGACGACGACGAGGTCTAA
- a CDS encoding alpha/beta fold hydrolase, whose translation MRSSDPDAIPLILTHGWPNTVVEFLELIEPLTSPGAGEQAFHLVIPSLPGFGFSGPTREKGWNRYRTAAAWAS comes from the coding sequence GTGCGGTCGTCGGACCCGGACGCGATTCCGTTGATCCTCACGCACGGCTGGCCGAACACCGTGGTCGAGTTCCTCGAGCTGATCGAGCCGTTGACCTCGCCCGGCGCCGGCGAGCAGGCCTTCCATCTGGTGATTCCGTCGTTGCCCGGTTTCGGCTTCTCCGGGCCGACCCGTGAGAAGGGCTGGAACCGGTATCGCACGGCCGCCGCGTGGGCGAGCTGA
- a CDS encoding helix-turn-helix transcriptional regulator, whose amino-acid sequence MAKLEQVLPSRLRRRVNAMATYTVQVPADTTTTSVDPSLLTQLAWLCRDREQLRFDHRSHNGESSVRRVEPYRLVNWGRRWYLLAYDLDRQDWRTFRVERLAPRIPTGPRFTPRELPEGGDVAAYVSRGASTAAWRYQAKVIVHAPAERIAAMISPAAGTVEPIDDTSCLFTTGSDSLQSLAVHLGLLDTDFHVDGPPELVAHLTKLASRYDHATPS is encoded by the coding sequence TTGGCCAAACTCGAACAGGTCCTGCCGTCGCGATTGCGCCGCCGGGTGAACGCGATGGCGACGTACACGGTCCAGGTTCCGGCCGACACCACCACGACGAGCGTCGACCCGAGCCTGCTCACGCAACTGGCCTGGCTGTGCCGGGATCGCGAGCAACTCCGGTTCGACCATCGCTCGCACAACGGCGAATCCAGCGTGCGCCGGGTCGAGCCGTACCGCCTCGTCAACTGGGGCCGCCGGTGGTACCTGCTGGCGTACGACCTGGATCGGCAGGACTGGCGGACGTTCCGGGTCGAACGCCTGGCGCCCCGCATCCCGACCGGCCCGCGCTTCACCCCGCGCGAGCTGCCCGAAGGCGGCGACGTGGCGGCGTACGTATCGCGAGGAGCGTCCACGGCGGCCTGGCGCTACCAGGCGAAGGTGATCGTGCATGCCCCGGCCGAACGAATCGCCGCGATGATCTCACCGGCCGCGGGCACGGTCGAGCCGATCGACGACACCAGCTGCCTGTTCACGACCGGCTCCGACTCGCTGCAAAGTCTCGCCGTCCACCTCGGCCTGCTCGACACGGATTTCCACGTCGACGGCCCGCCCGAACTCGTGGCCCACCTGACCAAACTGGCCAGCCGGTACGACCACGCCACCCCCTCCTGA
- a CDS encoding discoidin domain-containing protein: MRFRLRPLMLVLALLAGLLGAPVANAEVDHPRQQWMRDSTAGLFLHWGMFTAPRHTDCAGWARDVTAGGWSADYWVTEAQKLRASYIVLATFHSRLGYARPWPSDIPGSCATERDFLGELVAAGKKAGVRILLYMTDDPQWHNEVPGVQTLDSAAYSAYKGQSVDLTTRDGFGMYSYDLFHEVMDDYPDLSGFWIDNDNAYWERNQLYEQIRVKRPSWLLSNNNEDTPIMDTVSNEQKTGITPAYDYPQATFTPMPRLTEACYKLPTSGAWWYDGKDNAVDFGLSVGRYIANAGSSIKSLMAETAMVNGKFPPSQEKFNDFMDGWLPSIWPSLNGVEGGGYLYGGMQPGSWNDGAHGVITVDDEARTQYVHVLTRPKVQDHIRLRDNGYLVTSVADQRTGKRLRFAQSGGYLTILGVSEWDTYDTVFQVRTAGQRYYHSGLKASASSGASLAGNVVDGNYTTYWDSAGQQPVSVTVDLGARRKAAFLAINQTEWSPTHARESFGRPEDSARIKDYRVYVSNDGRSWGSPVRASALPSARGTQFIDLGDQFARFVRLEVLDTWGGPQAPRFYRQLRIDELKVGYDYPRSGGGVVPLEAESPTNERDGRVRVEPCRGCSGGAQVVGFGGGSRNSLTYRDVAVASDGEYRLQIDHTSGSSVKVRVNGAAPRTVSLGAESTALAVPLRAGRNSVAIYSDEARGPGIDRISIGGLPPASYVPRTTMTVNPAGVLWVGPGQQTFDVSAQLRLDEDAVEDVRMAASVPAGWTLTGPEVTAPGLRLGRTIKGAWTVTTPAGGQTGPVDVPVEVSFKVYGRAQTVRKVVPVRVRPADRVFMREAESSQNFLSGAGITNCSKCSGGQKVRNLGGSPSDFVRFDSVTVDAAGEYTVFLDYTVNGNRAFFVSVNDAAPVEVKVSGLGNDTPATTSIRANLKAGQNTIKVHNDTESAPDLDRLSIGH; this comes from the coding sequence ATGAGATTCCGCCTGCGCCCGCTCATGTTGGTCCTCGCGTTACTCGCCGGACTGCTCGGAGCGCCCGTTGCCAATGCCGAGGTCGACCATCCCCGTCAGCAGTGGATGCGCGATTCGACGGCCGGCCTGTTCCTGCACTGGGGCATGTTCACCGCGCCCAGGCACACCGATTGCGCCGGCTGGGCGCGCGACGTCACCGCCGGCGGCTGGAGCGCCGACTACTGGGTGACGGAGGCCCAGAAGTTGCGCGCGTCGTACATCGTGCTCGCGACCTTCCACAGCCGCCTGGGGTACGCACGGCCCTGGCCTTCCGACATCCCGGGTAGTTGCGCGACCGAGCGCGACTTCCTTGGCGAACTCGTTGCCGCGGGCAAGAAAGCGGGCGTTCGGATCCTGCTTTACATGACCGATGATCCGCAATGGCACAACGAGGTTCCCGGCGTGCAGACGCTCGATTCGGCGGCCTATTCCGCGTACAAGGGTCAGTCGGTCGATCTGACCACTCGCGATGGTTTCGGGATGTACAGCTACGACCTGTTCCACGAGGTGATGGACGACTATCCGGATCTGTCGGGGTTCTGGATCGACAACGACAACGCCTATTGGGAGCGGAATCAGCTGTACGAACAGATCCGGGTGAAGCGGCCGTCCTGGTTGTTGAGCAATAACAATGAGGACACCCCGATCATGGACACGGTCAGCAATGAGCAGAAGACCGGTATCACTCCCGCGTACGACTATCCGCAGGCGACGTTCACGCCGATGCCGCGGTTGACCGAGGCGTGCTACAAACTGCCGACCAGCGGAGCCTGGTGGTACGACGGTAAGGACAACGCGGTCGACTTCGGCCTCAGTGTCGGGCGGTACATCGCCAACGCCGGCTCGTCGATCAAATCGCTGATGGCCGAAACCGCCATGGTGAACGGGAAATTCCCGCCGAGTCAGGAGAAGTTCAACGACTTCATGGACGGGTGGCTGCCGTCGATCTGGCCGTCGCTCAATGGCGTCGAGGGCGGCGGATATCTGTACGGCGGAATGCAGCCGGGCTCTTGGAATGACGGTGCGCACGGGGTGATCACCGTCGACGACGAGGCTCGGACGCAATACGTGCACGTGTTGACGCGACCGAAAGTCCAGGACCACATTCGCCTTCGGGATAACGGATATCTCGTCACCTCGGTGGCCGATCAGCGCACGGGAAAGCGGCTACGGTTCGCCCAGTCCGGTGGGTACTTGACCATTCTCGGGGTGTCGGAATGGGATACCTATGACACGGTCTTCCAGGTCCGGACGGCTGGTCAGCGGTATTACCACTCGGGTCTCAAGGCGTCCGCGTCGTCGGGTGCTTCCTTGGCCGGGAATGTTGTCGATGGCAACTACACCACCTACTGGGATAGCGCGGGGCAGCAGCCGGTGTCCGTGACAGTCGACCTTGGTGCGCGACGGAAGGCCGCGTTCCTGGCGATCAACCAGACCGAGTGGTCGCCGACGCATGCGCGGGAGTCGTTCGGGCGGCCGGAGGACTCGGCGCGGATCAAGGACTATCGCGTGTACGTCAGCAATGACGGGCGCAGTTGGGGTTCGCCGGTTCGGGCGTCTGCGCTGCCGAGTGCGCGGGGCACGCAGTTCATCGATCTGGGGGACCAATTCGCCCGCTTTGTGAGGCTCGAGGTGCTGGACACGTGGGGTGGGCCGCAGGCGCCGCGGTTCTACCGGCAGTTGCGGATCGACGAGCTCAAGGTCGGGTACGACTATCCGCGTTCGGGTGGTGGTGTCGTACCGCTTGAGGCCGAGTCGCCCACGAACGAGCGTGACGGGCGGGTTCGGGTGGAGCCGTGCCGGGGTTGTTCAGGTGGTGCGCAGGTCGTCGGGTTTGGCGGTGGCTCGCGGAATTCGCTCACCTATCGGGATGTGGCGGTCGCGAGCGATGGCGAGTACCGGTTGCAGATCGACCACACTTCGGGATCTTCGGTGAAGGTGCGGGTGAACGGTGCCGCGCCGAGGACGGTAAGCCTAGGTGCGGAGAGTACGGCTTTGGCGGTGCCGCTTCGGGCAGGGCGGAATAGCGTCGCCATCTATAGCGACGAGGCGCGCGGGCCCGGGATCGACCGGATCTCGATTGGCGGCCTGCCACCGGCGTCTTACGTTCCGAGGACGACGATGACGGTCAATCCGGCGGGCGTGCTGTGGGTTGGACCCGGGCAGCAGACGTTCGACGTGTCCGCGCAGTTGCGGCTCGACGAGGACGCGGTCGAGGACGTGCGGATGGCGGCGAGTGTGCCGGCGGGTTGGACTTTGACGGGGCCGGAGGTGACGGCGCCGGGGCTGCGGTTAGGCCGGACGATCAAGGGCGCGTGGACCGTGACGACGCCTGCGGGAGGTCAGACGGGTCCGGTCGACGTACCCGTGGAGGTGTCGTTCAAGGTCTACGGGCGGGCGCAGACGGTTCGGAAGGTTGTGCCGGTGCGGGTTCGTCCGGCGGACCGGGTGTTCATGCGGGAGGCGGAGAGCTCGCAGAACTTCTTGAGTGGTGCGGGTATCACCAACTGCTCGAAGTGCTCGGGTGGTCAGAAGGTCCGCAACCTGGGTGGTAGTCCGTCGGACTTCGTACGGTTCGACTCGGTGACCGTGGACGCTGCTGGGGAGTACACGGTGTTCCTGGATTACACCGTGAACGGCAACCGGGCGTTCTTCGTCAGCGTGAACGACGCGGCACCGGTCGAGGTGAAGGTCAGTGGGCTGGGCAACGACACCCCTGCCACCACGTCGATCCGGGCCAACCTCAAAGCCGGGCAGAACACGATCAAGGTCCACAACGACACGGAGTCCGCGCCGGACCTCGACCGTCTGTCGATAGGCCACTGA
- a CDS encoding ROK family protein: MSQGRDAGGRLGDSSLLRRLNLSAALGAFISSPALTLRELRAVVGVSRPTAEDLLAELLNVGRVEETAPPRRPATRGAGRPARHFRFRAESGYVSGIDIGAHKTMAVVTDLRGNTLATHRQELDPELDAPARLREAVATTRACWAQAEIPPEAISGIACGVTGTLRAPEGVHDVAAGPVGSGLAPYSLPGFTTTDVPGVLSEALGRPVAVANDVKLAALAEHWKGAAQEHKDIVYMFAGHRAGAGVLLGGQVHQGRHGAAGEIGAWPMLGWEAAVAKLHARGAALAASDEPAGREGELVIASAARQDPESLEVLIEFAEVLARGAAVLALAVDPEIVVLGGGMSRGGAIIAEPFRRELARLALFPLEVVTSTMGADSVALGAAKFALDTVVADLLAVAGS; this comes from the coding sequence ATGAGTCAAGGACGAGATGCCGGCGGCCGGTTGGGTGACTCGTCGCTGTTGCGGCGGTTGAACCTGTCAGCGGCTCTCGGCGCGTTCATCTCTTCGCCCGCGCTGACCCTGCGCGAGCTGCGGGCGGTGGTCGGCGTTTCGCGCCCGACCGCGGAGGACCTGCTGGCAGAGCTGCTCAACGTGGGCCGGGTCGAGGAGACGGCGCCACCTCGGCGTCCGGCGACCCGCGGTGCCGGGCGACCCGCGCGACACTTCCGGTTCCGGGCCGAGTCGGGTTACGTCAGCGGCATCGACATCGGCGCGCACAAGACGATGGCCGTCGTCACGGATCTGCGTGGCAACACCCTCGCGACTCATCGGCAAGAGCTCGATCCCGAGCTGGACGCGCCTGCCCGGCTCCGCGAGGCCGTCGCGACGACGCGCGCCTGCTGGGCGCAGGCCGAGATCCCGCCGGAGGCCATCAGTGGAATCGCCTGCGGGGTGACGGGAACGCTGCGCGCACCGGAAGGCGTTCACGATGTGGCAGCCGGGCCGGTCGGATCGGGCCTCGCGCCGTACTCGCTGCCGGGTTTCACCACGACAGACGTGCCTGGGGTGTTGTCGGAAGCCCTTGGCCGGCCGGTGGCCGTGGCGAATGACGTGAAGCTGGCGGCGCTCGCCGAGCATTGGAAGGGCGCGGCCCAGGAGCACAAGGACATCGTCTACATGTTCGCCGGTCATCGCGCCGGCGCGGGCGTGCTGCTCGGTGGTCAGGTGCATCAGGGTCGCCATGGCGCTGCCGGTGAGATAGGCGCTTGGCCGATGCTCGGGTGGGAGGCCGCGGTCGCGAAGTTGCACGCTCGCGGCGCTGCCCTTGCCGCCTCGGACGAGCCGGCTGGTCGTGAGGGTGAATTGGTGATCGCCTCCGCGGCGCGCCAGGATCCCGAGAGTCTCGAGGTGCTGATCGAGTTCGCCGAGGTGCTCGCGCGGGGTGCGGCGGTGCTGGCGCTGGCGGTGGACCCGGAGATCGTCGTGCTCGGTGGCGGCATGTCCCGCGGTGGCGCGATCATCGCCGAGCCGTTCCGCCGGGAGTTGGCCCGGTTGGCGCTGTTCCCGCTCGAGGTGGTGACGTCGACGATGGGCGCGGACTCGGTCGCCCTCGGTGCCGCGAAGTTCGCGCTGGACACCGTCGTCGCGGATCTCCTGGCCGTCGCCGGGTCCTGA
- a CDS encoding ABC transporter substrate-binding protein — protein sequence MAPRWTGAVAAATVMTVALAGCTSGGKASSTASSGGVELTMLTFETPNLPATLWDSTIARVSAKFPGLTIKKLVTPNVDRTTYAKQLASSGQLPDVMLAVNPQGFAEGGQLAEFTADELKDFASPTSGAINGKVYQLPTNAQPQSLLYYNKGAFAKAGVTQPPKTWAEFLAACAKLKSAGVTPIAVGGGGQDTFASMYPWVGVLGTDVYRADPKFNQAITDGGKTFTDAAFVKATGKIAQLAQLGYLDKQGTSRSYADHEKAFRAGSAAMYPMGSWFATSADNDKPKFDVGVFAWPTDDGQAVVPTLTGGGLSVSAKAEDVGLAKRFALEWTKDKATADAFTKADGTFNTVAGYQPPADMGPLFKATLALYEQAVKDDTVTPAFSIEQGDNGLPAAMTKPIEQLAVELLNGTSDAAAVAAKLDKEYADLK from the coding sequence ATGGCACCACGTTGGACCGGAGCGGTCGCCGCCGCGACAGTTATGACGGTAGCGCTCGCCGGCTGTACGAGTGGCGGGAAGGCATCCAGCACAGCGTCGTCGGGTGGCGTCGAGCTGACCATGCTCACGTTCGAGACGCCGAATCTGCCCGCCACGCTCTGGGATTCGACGATCGCCCGGGTGTCCGCCAAGTTCCCCGGTTTGACGATCAAGAAGCTGGTCACGCCGAACGTCGACCGCACGACGTACGCCAAGCAGCTCGCGTCCTCCGGCCAGCTCCCCGACGTCATGCTCGCCGTGAACCCGCAGGGCTTCGCCGAGGGCGGGCAGCTGGCCGAGTTCACCGCTGACGAGCTCAAGGACTTCGCGTCGCCGACGTCGGGCGCGATCAACGGCAAGGTGTACCAGCTGCCGACGAACGCGCAGCCGCAATCGCTGCTCTACTACAACAAAGGCGCCTTCGCGAAGGCAGGCGTGACTCAGCCGCCGAAGACTTGGGCCGAATTCCTCGCAGCGTGCGCCAAGCTGAAGTCGGCCGGGGTCACGCCGATCGCGGTCGGCGGTGGCGGTCAGGACACCTTCGCGAGCATGTACCCGTGGGTGGGCGTGCTCGGCACGGACGTCTACCGCGCGGACCCGAAGTTCAACCAGGCCATCACCGACGGCGGCAAGACCTTCACCGATGCCGCCTTCGTCAAGGCCACTGGGAAGATCGCCCAGCTGGCGCAACTCGGCTACCTCGACAAGCAGGGCACGAGCCGGTCGTACGCCGATCACGAGAAGGCCTTCCGCGCCGGGTCCGCCGCGATGTACCCGATGGGCTCGTGGTTCGCGACGTCGGCCGACAACGACAAACCCAAGTTCGACGTGGGCGTGTTCGCCTGGCCCACCGACGATGGCCAGGCCGTCGTACCGACGTTGACCGGTGGCGGTTTGAGCGTCAGCGCGAAGGCGGAGGACGTCGGCCTGGCGAAGCGGTTCGCGCTGGAGTGGACCAAGGACAAGGCGACGGCGGACGCGTTCACCAAGGCGGACGGCACGTTCAACACGGTCGCCGGGTATCAGCCGCCGGCCGATATGGGCCCGCTGTTCAAGGCGACGCTCGCGTTGTACGAGCAGGCGGTGAAGGACGACACGGTCACACCCGCCTTCTCGATCGAGCAGGGCGACAACGGCCTGCCCGCCGCGATGACCAAGCCGATCGAGCAGCTCGCGGTCGAACTCCTCAACGGTACGTCGGACGCGGCGGCGGTCGCTGCCAAGCTGGACAAGGAGTACGCCGATCTCAAGTAG
- a CDS encoding carbohydrate ABC transporter permease: MYGLLVLVPIVWTVALGFTDKTRFAPSTEWVGFGQFERLAGNDQFWLVLKNTFVVTAVVVIVPNVVGLAIALLLDRETRLYRLLRSVFFTPVILSGIVVSVIWQSLLRPDGVLNAVLADLGVSSAPRWLADPRMALFSIAGILCWQMLGFCVVVYLAGLNAVPRELYEAAIVDGAGWWRRFSSVTWPMIAASVTINTVMLLISGFKVYEHILVLTNGGPGRNSTASIAFDVIEKGVRGDRIGSAAAEATVMLAIIVLLSGVVLRLLQRREVQL, encoded by the coding sequence TTGTACGGGCTGCTGGTGCTGGTCCCGATCGTGTGGACGGTGGCGCTCGGGTTCACCGACAAGACCCGGTTCGCGCCTTCGACGGAGTGGGTGGGGTTCGGCCAATTCGAGCGGCTAGCTGGGAACGACCAGTTCTGGTTGGTCCTGAAGAACACCTTCGTGGTGACGGCCGTTGTCGTGATCGTCCCGAACGTCGTTGGGTTGGCCATCGCACTGCTGCTCGATCGGGAGACCAGGCTTTACCGGCTGTTGCGCTCGGTCTTCTTCACACCGGTGATCCTCAGCGGCATCGTCGTCAGCGTCATCTGGCAGAGCCTGCTGCGGCCCGATGGCGTGCTCAACGCCGTACTGGCTGATCTCGGGGTGTCCTCGGCGCCGCGGTGGCTGGCGGATCCTCGAATGGCGTTGTTCTCGATCGCGGGGATTTTGTGCTGGCAGATGCTCGGGTTCTGCGTGGTGGTCTACCTGGCCGGGCTCAACGCCGTACCGCGGGAGCTGTATGAGGCGGCGATCGTGGATGGCGCCGGGTGGTGGCGGCGCTTCAGCTCGGTGACGTGGCCGATGATCGCGGCCTCGGTGACGATCAATACGGTGATGCTGTTGATCAGCGGCTTCAAGGTTTACGAGCACATCCTGGTGCTCACGAACGGCGGGCCCGGGCGGAACTCGACGGCGTCGATCGCGTTCGACGTGATCGAGAAGGGCGTGCGTGGGGACCGGATCGGGTCGGCTGCCGCGGAGGCCACGGTCATGCTGGCGATCATCGTGCTGCTCAGCGGCGTCGTACTGCGTTTGTTGCAGCGGCGCGAGGTGCAGCTATGA
- a CDS encoding carbohydrate ABC transporter permease, giving the protein MRLLRPVGAVVGAALFFFPIYIVITGMLKPASQIQASPLGLPTAPTLENLRAVLGREDGLFWSSLLNSVQITVFSVVLLTLLSAMLAHYLVRSRASWTRPALLVLLAGLMIPPAVILQPVTQVLDLAGLMNTMGGVVLSNVAYYLPFGVFVFAGFIGTVPVDIEEAAAIDGASRLKVFWLVVFPMLRPASASVMIFLGVWVWNDFLNPLVILGPESGTTVTVGVYRSVGEYSTNFGTLYAFSFLASLPVLLFFVALQKQFVAGLTAGSVK; this is encoded by the coding sequence ATGAGGTTGCTGCGCCCTGTTGGCGCGGTGGTCGGGGCCGCGTTGTTCTTCTTTCCGATCTACATCGTGATCACCGGAATGCTCAAGCCGGCTTCGCAAATCCAGGCGTCGCCGCTCGGTTTGCCGACGGCTCCGACGCTCGAGAATCTGCGCGCTGTGCTTGGCCGGGAGGACGGGCTCTTCTGGTCGTCGTTGCTGAACAGCGTCCAGATCACGGTGTTCTCGGTTGTGCTGTTGACGTTGTTGTCGGCCATGCTCGCGCATTACCTGGTTCGATCCCGGGCTTCATGGACCAGGCCTGCGCTGCTCGTTCTCCTTGCCGGGTTGATGATTCCGCCCGCGGTGATTCTGCAGCCGGTGACGCAGGTGCTCGATCTCGCCGGCCTGATGAACACGATGGGCGGGGTCGTGCTCAGCAATGTCGCGTATTACCTGCCGTTCGGGGTGTTCGTTTTCGCCGGGTTCATCGGCACGGTCCCGGTCGATATCGAAGAGGCTGCCGCTATCGATGGCGCTTCCCGGCTGAAGGTCTTCTGGCTGGTCGTTTTCCCGATGCTTCGGCCTGCCTCGGCGAGCGTGATGATCTTCCTCGGCGTTTGGGTCTGGAACGATTTCCTCAACCCACTGGTCATTCTCGGGCCCGAATCCGGCACCACGGTCACGGTCGGCGTCTATCGCTCGGTCGGCGAATACTCGACGAATTTCGGCACGCTCTACGCCTTCTCGTTCCTCGCCTCGCTGCCCGTGCTGCTCTTCTTCGTGGCCCTGCAAAAGCAATTCGTCGCAGGTCTTACCGCCGGGTCGGTCAAATGA
- a CDS encoding alpha-galactosidase: MISFDPASGVFLLDTPGTSYAAFVPDGDGIPIHVYWGPRIGAGDARYLAFKTAEQFAVEWPCFRSPANGHEEYPLDGRLQFGRSALSLEFPGAIRSTEWTLSGHEIDENAHDQELRLWFDVSHHDVSVTLHYRVYDDSDVIDRWVSLCNDSASEAVDVHRFDSAAWVMPEWAVHRMSHLTGRWAAETQLRRVELTDSRLVLESRRGITSHHANPWFAMDDGTATETYGDVYSATLHWSGSWRLLAQRELDEPAQVLLGWGQEDFGPRRLEPGDRLQTPVSSGLFSARGHGGASHAWHDYALRHVLPSSHEVRPVLFNSWEATGFSVDEAGQRALARQAADLGCELFVLDDGWFGDRASDRAGLGDWRVNTDRFPQGLGPLISEVHALGMGFGLWIEPEMVNPDSDLYRAHPEWTYQFEGRQPAAMRNQLVLNLARLDVAHWVLGELDALLSANDIQFVKWDMNRPFADAGWPGEPDRQQRLWFDHVTGVYAVLDALRTKHPGVAFEACSGGGGRVDLGMMARTDQFWVSDNTDAVDRRYIQHGYSQLYPARTMACWVTDLPTFINKRRVPLAYRFHVAMAGVLGIGGDLTAWSAAETAEAAELIEVYKRIRHVVQLGRVHRLGEPSRSASAVQYVTSDADEAVVFVYREAQQYDSLVRPIRLRGLQAGGRYRLDGGEVVSGDVLMNHGIAPVLTGDYASTLIHLRLVR; encoded by the coding sequence ATGATCAGCTTCGACCCTGCTAGTGGGGTCTTCTTACTCGATACACCTGGTACGTCGTACGCCGCGTTTGTCCCTGATGGCGACGGGATTCCGATCCACGTCTATTGGGGTCCGCGGATCGGGGCCGGCGACGCGCGGTATCTCGCTTTCAAGACGGCCGAGCAATTCGCCGTCGAGTGGCCGTGCTTCCGTTCACCGGCCAACGGGCACGAGGAATACCCGTTGGACGGGCGCTTGCAGTTCGGCCGTTCTGCGTTGTCGCTGGAGTTCCCGGGCGCGATCCGTAGTACCGAGTGGACGTTGTCCGGCCACGAGATCGACGAGAACGCGCACGACCAGGAGCTCCGGCTCTGGTTCGACGTCAGCCATCACGACGTGAGCGTGACGCTGCACTACCGGGTGTACGACGACAGCGACGTCATCGATCGATGGGTCAGCCTTTGCAACGACTCGGCCTCGGAGGCGGTCGACGTACACCGCTTTGACTCGGCGGCGTGGGTGATGCCGGAGTGGGCCGTGCACCGGATGTCCCACCTGACCGGTCGATGGGCGGCCGAGACGCAACTGCGCCGGGTTGAGCTCACCGATAGCCGGTTAGTGCTCGAGAGCCGTCGCGGCATTACTAGTCACCACGCGAATCCCTGGTTCGCCATGGACGACGGGACGGCCACCGAGACGTACGGCGACGTCTATAGCGCCACGCTGCACTGGAGTGGCTCGTGGCGGCTGCTGGCCCAGCGGGAGCTAGACGAGCCTGCCCAGGTATTACTCGGCTGGGGGCAGGAGGACTTCGGTCCGCGACGGCTGGAGCCTGGGGATCGCTTGCAGACTCCGGTGAGCTCCGGGCTGTTCAGCGCTCGCGGTCACGGCGGCGCCAGCCACGCGTGGCACGACTACGCGCTGCGGCACGTGTTGCCTTCTTCGCACGAAGTGCGGCCCGTGTTGTTCAACTCGTGGGAGGCGACGGGCTTCTCGGTGGACGAGGCTGGGCAACGGGCGCTGGCTCGGCAGGCGGCTGACCTCGGGTGCGAGCTGTTCGTACTGGACGACGGCTGGTTCGGCGACCGCGCGAGCGATCGGGCCGGGCTCGGCGATTGGCGGGTCAACACGGACCGCTTTCCTCAGGGGCTGGGGCCGTTGATCTCTGAGGTGCACGCCCTGGGGATGGGGTTCGGTCTTTGGATCGAGCCGGAGATGGTGAATCCCGACTCCGATCTCTACCGCGCGCATCCCGAGTGGACGTACCAGTTCGAAGGCCGCCAACCCGCCGCGATGCGGAACCAGCTGGTGCTCAACCTGGCCCGGCTGGACGTGGCGCACTGGGTGCTGGGAGAGCTGGACGCGTTGTTGTCCGCGAACGACATCCAGTTCGTGAAGTGGGATATGAACCGCCCGTTCGCCGACGCGGGCTGGCCGGGCGAACCGGATCGCCAGCAGCGGCTGTGGTTCGACCACGTCACTGGGGTGTACGCCGTGCTCGACGCGTTGCGGACGAAGCACCCGGGTGTTGCGTTCGAGGCGTGCTCTGGTGGTGGGGGCCGGGTGGACCTGGGGATGATGGCGCGTACGGATCAGTTCTGGGTGTCGGATAACACAGACGCGGTGGATCGGCGGTATATCCAGCACGGGTATAGCCAGCTCTATCCGGCGCGGACTATGGCTTGCTGGGTTACGGATCTGCCGACGTTCATCAATAAGCGGCGGGTGCCGTTGGCCTACCGGTTTCACGTTGCGATGGCGGGCGTACTGGGGATTGGCGGTGATCTGACCGCGTGGTCTGCGGCCGAGACCGCCGAGGCGGCTGAGTTGATCGAGGTCTATAAGCGGATTCGGCATGTCGTCCAGCTCGGGCGGGTGCACCGATTGGGCGAGCCGTCGCGGTCGGCGTCGGCTGTGCAGTACGTGACGTCTGACGCTGATGAGGCGGTCGTCTTCGTTTATCGGGAGGCGCAGCAGTACGACAGTCTTGTCCGGCCTATTCGGCTCCGCGGTCTGCAGGCGGGCGGCCGGTATCGGCTGGATGGTGGCGAGGTGGTCAGCGGCGACGTTCTGATGAACCATGGCATCGCGCCGGTCCTTACGGGCGACTACGCCAGCACGTTGATCCACCTGCGACTGGTGCGTTAG